The window ACAATGAATATAGGGAAGGACGCAGGCCCTAACAATGAAACAGAATATACTATTGATGAAACTACCTGCATATATCCACTATCAAATAATCCGAATAGTGCTGAAAATGCTGATAAAATTTCCTCTAATAATAATGATAGGAAATAAAAGAAAGCATTCTCAAAATTTTTTATGAATGAGTTTTTTAAATCCTTCCCCCAGTTAAGTGGATTTAACTCGGATAAACTAAACCATACTATTAGATATGATAATATCATAATGATTCCTCCACAACATGCGCACCGCTTGTCAGATCAAATATTGCATATATGCCAATCATGGCCGCACCTGATGATGCGAAGAATATTACAGGCCCCCAGATGCCGTGGAATGATGAGGCCCAGGAATACTCTAAGAAATAAATCTGGTATGCCGTATAATTCATTAAATATGTGATGTTCCCCTCTATAATTGAGAGGAACTGGGCCAGGGCAGATACAAAAATCGAGAGGATTGTTGATAAAATTGAAAAATTTATCATTCTCATATGTCATCTTCAGCCTGAACCACATCCTCCTCTGCCCTTGTTGGCACAAGGAATAAGTAGCCGACCAGAAAAGCACCGCCCAGGCCTGCAACGAAGACCATAGGACCGAGAATTCCGTACTGCGCTGTTGAAAAGCCAAAGCTCTGAAGCATTATCACAACGGAATTTCCAAGGCCGCCGAAGATAACAACGAACATCCCTGATATTCCTGACATTATAACGCCCAGGAATTTGAGCAAAAGAGATATTATCCCCTTAAACAGATCCGTAAGCCCAAGCGATGCAAATGCAATAAATATTAATATCATTTTAGTTCACCCTCCTTTTAGGCTTTATCCTCGATATATCTATATCGACAAAACCAAGCCCGAAGATTGTTGATAACCCTGCTATAATTCCACCGACTATGTATGTTCCATCAAGGAGAACAGCAGGGCCGAACAGGGATCCTGCGGATGAATCCCCGTATGCCATTATTGAAATCGATTCTGATTCTATTACAGGTGTCTGGATTTTTAATACCAAATGATTGCTCTGGTTGCCTGTTAAATATGATTCTGATATTGGGATATTGAACGATGTTGAATTCACATGGAATTCGGCAAGAGGTGAAAAAGAGGAGTCTGTTCCGGTTCCTAGTGTTAGATTATATTTCGAAAATGATGTTTTCAGTTCAATATGGGAAACAGCATACTGGTTCATCTGTGCTAGTGTCATTCCTGAAACAATGTGAACTGTTGATGAGTTTGCATCGTATGTTGCTGTATTATTCGAAACCGCAAATGGGACCGCTCCTGAATTTGTGTAAACATAGACAACGCCGGATGATGAGGACAAAACCTCATTATTATCATGAATTGATACAAGGTCATGGCCTATTGATGAACCGATAAAAGGTGCTATGAATATGAATACAAAGAGTATGATTGATACAATTATGAGCCTACGGCCCTTTGATTTTCCTGATTCATTGTAATTTGTCTTTTTTATGTGTGCTCCGTGCTGGCCTAAAAATCCTTTATCGTGCTCCCAGACCGCATCGGCTATGATTCCAGTTCCTGATAAAAATGCGATTATCAAAAAGAATATTGCATCTATATTGCCATTATAAGCAGGAACTATTACAAGCTCGCCGAAGTTGAAGAAATAACCGAGTGCACCGCCGACTATCAATCCAATGATCAAAGCGGGAATATACCTGACCAATAAATCGGTGTATGTCCTTCCCGGAGGTGTAAAGAGTTCAATTAATGCCCAGAAAACCGCACTCATGACAACAGCAGGGAATAAAATTCCCTGTGAGATTAAAAATTCTCCGTGAACCTTCGACAGAACCGGGCGTGATAAAAATGTAATCAAGAGCAGGAAAAACAGGAATAAACCTGCTGTAATTGTTGCCCAGCGCTTTGAATGCTTCTTATTTTTTATTAATTTTGTCTTAACCATTATGCTCAATATTATAAGCAAAATAAAAATAAATAAAAGCAGGATTGCAAGGCAGGGTATATAAATAGTCTACATAATATGTGTAAGAATTTTATTTAAACTTTCAAGTTCATCAGAATCAACATAATATTCGTAAACGTTGCCCTTTTCATCTTTCTTAACCAGGCCCAGAATAAATAAATTTGAAAGCCTTACCCATATCTTCATTGATGAAATTTCTATATGGTGGAATCTTAAAATAACTTTAATCTGGTGGATTGAAAGAGGCGCACCGGACTTCTTAAGAACCGATAAAAGCTCTAAATCTATATCATCAAGTTCGCACATAATTGGTATTTTTATCTTTTCTTTCATCTTTTTACCTCCTCCAAATTTTCTTTCAAATATCCTGATTTGCTCAACAATTCAAGAAGAAAATCATAATCCACCATTGCGATCTTGTCCTTCTGGTGCTTCTTTGATAGGATAACTATGGGGATTTTCTTCTCTTTTTTCGCTTTGTCCCTTGTGTCAAGGAATAAATTCCAACCTGGAGGATTCGCCCTTAACTTTGATTCTAAGTAAAATGTATCTGACAATGAATCAGATGATGAGTGGCCTGACATTGATCCGGATAACGGATTCCTCTTTGTCCCGAAGTCTTTTGCTATCTTTCCCTCCCTTATCTTCCAGGTACGTCGTGATGTCATTTGTGATCATCCTCATAATCCTTACGTATCTGCCTGCATTCTTGGCAATGAGTCAGATGGTGAACTACCTCATGCTAAAGCATAGAGGCTTCCTGCTTCATTGACCATGCTTAACTTCACATAGGGGCTTATATTAAGCCCTTCAAAGCCAGAGGCAATAATCTCCACAGGCGTTAGTTCCCTACGCTCCATAGGTACATTTAAATTTATATTATATTTCTTAAAATAATTATTTAATTTTCTATTTTTAATTTTTAATAATTCATTTAATTTTATTATTCCATAATAAATCATATTCAATGCAGAATTATAATCCCTATCTATAATAAAACCACAATTAGGGCATTTATATATTCTTTCATCCAATTTTATATTATATTTATTATGGCAATTAGAACATTCCTTTGTTGTAGGAATGAAACGATCTATAAGTATAAGTGTTGATGCCTTATGTTTAAGTGCATCTATTATCCCACCTATACCTGTAGATTCTATCCTTTTGCCAAAGAGATGCTTCCATCCGGATATATTGTCGTTCTGTGTTATTACTATATCATAATTAGATGTCAGATAATGGACTATTTTGTTTATAGTATCTTTTCTTTTGTTTTTTGTCTTATTCTGTTCTTTGTTTAATCTGTTTTTATTTTTATAATAGTTCTTGGATTGTTTTTTACTGAGTTTATTCTTAGAACCTTCCACATATTCAGCTTTTCTTGATAATGACCTCTGCAATCTTATTTCTTTTTTGGATTTTGGTATATTATAGTTTAATATTGAGCCATTAGAGCATGTCAACTGGTTCTTTATTCCTAAGTCAAATGATATTATTTTTTGATTATTAACAGGTTTTTCTAAAATGTATTTGTTTTTGTATGCTGTTATGTTGATATAATAATCACTGTTTTTATTGATTAACAATGCACTTGCCGGTTCATAATAGCATTCTAAATTATCTAATCCATTTACTTTTAATAACTGCTTTATGCCCTGTATTTTAATATAATTATTATTTATTATTTTATATGTTATAGTATATTGATTCAATGGTATTGATGTTATAAATGATTTAAATTTCAATTTTCCAACTTTAAAGCCATTCTCTTTTAATTTATGGAGGCCTCTTATATTGTCCATTGCCCTGTTAATAATTTCCTCCTTCATCTGTGATGATAAATATGTTAATTCCCTTGTTTCATAATGGTCTTTTACATATACATTTACATTCTTTATTTTAGGGTCTATATTAAAAATATCATTGTTGAATTCTTTGTCTAAAATATAATTATATAGCCATTTAGCTTCTAAAAAAATTGTGTTTAATGCCTTTATAGTATTATTATTTAATTTATCATTGTCTATTTTTAGTTTAAGTATTATTACATCCTGCGTTTTTCTTCTTTCTCTTGTTATTCTTAATGAATTTTTAATTTTATTTCTCTTTGTTTCTATCATACTTTCTTCTGTTCCTCTATGTATTTTTCAACCACTTCAAGTGTTACTGCACCAACACTTGCTATAAATTTTGACCTTGTCCATAATGTTGGTATTTTTCTTCTCAATTCTGGAAATTCATTTCTCAATATATGTGATGTGGAGCCTTTTATTAAATTAACACATCTTATAACATCTATTCTAGGTTTTAGATCGATCAATAAATGCACATGATCTGGCATCACTTCCATTTCAATCACTTTATATCCGTAGTCTTCCTCTTTTTCCCTTATGAGTTCCTTCAGCCTTTCATCTATACCGTTTATTAACACCTTTCTTCTGTATTTAGGTGTGAATATCACATGATACTGGCATGAAAACACCAGATGATCGTATGCTCTGTATTCTTTCTTATACTGTGTTATTTCCATATATCAAATAAAGTATATAATATTATTATATAACATTTGCTATATATGGCTCTCTGTTATAATTATCTTAAAAATATTTAATTTATTGTTGTTTTAAAAAATATGCCATTCATAGGATTTGAAAATTGTTTAAATATTAACTAATTATTGAATATTTAACAATTCCAGAAATTCATCCACGTCGTAAACTCAGTGGCTTTCTTTCTGGTAGATAGATTTGTAATTACTAATCATTTTAAAAACAAAAAATAGATTTAACGTTTATCTCATAGTTACTTTTATGTAATATAGAATCATACTATTTTAGTGGGCAAATAAATAGTTAATGAATATCAAATATAGGCAAGATAAATATTTAACTAACATATGCTGCCATACGAGAGGGATAGTATATGGAATTTATGTTTAACATGGGTGTAATCGAGACCGTCGTTCAAAAGATTAAGGATGCAAAGAAATACGTTAGAATAGCCATTTTTCAAATTCATAATGATACTGTATATGATGCTATTGAGTATGCTTTAGAAAATGGTATTTCAGTGGAAATTCTTACTCTGCCATATGATAGTATCAATGAGAACGTTAGAGAAAGGGTAAAGAAAAGGATTGAGAGAATAAAGGCAGATGGAGCAATAGTATATTTTTCAAAATGGGGGATAGGTGATCCCCAGAGAACAACAACTGCAGTGGGT of the Ferroplasma sp. genome contains:
- a CDS encoding transposase, whose product is MIETKRNKIKNSLRITRERRKTQDVIILKLKIDNDKLNNNTIKALNTIFLEAKWLYNYILDKEFNNDIFNIDPKIKNVNVYVKDHYETRELTYLSSQMKEEIINRAMDNIRGLHKLKENGFKVGKLKFKSFITSIPLNQYTITYKIINNNYIKIQGIKQLLKVNGLDNLECYYEPASALLINKNSDYYINITAYKNKYILEKPVNNQKIISFDLGIKNQLTCSNGSILNYNIPKSKKEIRLQRSLSRKAEYVEGSKNKLSKKQSKNYYKNKNRLNKEQNKTKNKRKDTINKIVHYLTSNYDIVITQNDNISGWKHLFGKRIESTGIGGIIDALKHKASTLILIDRFIPTTKECSNCHNKYNIKLDERIYKCPNCGFIIDRDYNSALNMIYYGIIKLNELLKIKNRKLNNYFKKYNINLNVPMERRELTPVEIIASGFEGLNISPYVKLSMVNEAGSLYALA
- the tnpA gene encoding IS200/IS605 family transposase, which translates into the protein MEITQYKKEYRAYDHLVFSCQYHVIFTPKYRRKVLINGIDERLKELIREKEEDYGYKVIEMEVMPDHVHLLIDLKPRIDVIRCVNLIKGSTSHILRNEFPELRRKIPTLWTRSKFIASVGAVTLEVVEKYIEEQKKV